The following nucleotide sequence is from Vidua chalybeata isolate OUT-0048 chromosome 18, bVidCha1 merged haplotype, whole genome shotgun sequence.
CAGTGACAAACACATGCACAgaccccagctctgccctcccccAGTGCCTTGCCCCGTACCTTGCAGTGCGAAATCCATAATGCTCGGATCCAGAGCATCCACCTCCGTGCTCATGTCCACCGCCACGTTCGGGAAGTCCGGGGCGCGTCCCATGGGATGGTGGGGCAGGGGGCTGTGGCTCATGTCGGGCAGGGTGTGCAGAGGAGGCGTTTGTGCGGGTGCTGGTGAGTTGGGGGCGAGGCGAGCCTGGGTCTGGAGCTGGTGGTGCAGCGGGAGGGACTGCAGGGACAGCGTCATgatgggctggggctggagctgggacacGGAGATCCGGCCCAGGGGGGGCCCCTCGGGCTCTGCCTGCTTGTTGGGCCGCCTGCAGCTCTCGGGTCTGTCGGTGATCAGCTtgtccagctcctctgcccatcccaaggaggaaaagagatgCTTTAACCCGTTTGTGTAAGCAGGGACTGCCCAAAGCACAGCCGCGTTTATGGCATGAACTGACTGTCACCGTGTGGgacccagcacaggctgtgacCGTGCAGGGAGCAAAGAAATGCCACCTAATTCCTTCCCCAAATCCACTTCCATGGTTATCCCTGACTGAGCTAAGAAATGATCGTGAAACTGCAGAACAGCCCAACCACCCCTGATGGCAGCTCACCCCCAGCTGCAGAACTTCTGTGCTCAGATAAACACTCAGAATTCTGCTtatctataaaaaaaaaacaaaaaaaaatctgcttatcTCCAAAATAACTACAAAAAACTCCTGACTGTTGCAGTGGcccttttgcttttaaacaaatAGCATGTAATTTATCACTGACTACATGCATTTTGTAGCAAAAAAAACTCCAGTTGATTTTGTCAATACTGAGCTCCtgaaagctttgaaaatgtgttcctttataaataaaaaatgttataaataaGGGGAGGAATTATAAGTAAATAAgatgtaaataataaatatactATAGATAATATTtgatataatataaatatatagatatatagatataatcGATATATATAGATAGACTATTATAGATATATAAAGTGTCtctatatatataatataataatatatattattatatataatattagaTATCtgtctatataaatatatattagaTAATATAGATAataaatagatataaatatataatatttataatactatagtattaaataatattaaattctattttataaataagaaaatgtcTTAGGAAAGGGAGAGTTTTGCAGAAGAGCAGGCAAGAAACACCATTAAATTGCTTCTCTATGAAAAGTGCATTAAATGTGACttgatattaaaatattcccACAAACAGCAACCCCAGAGGCAGCGGAGCCGTGCAGGGAATGCCACGGATGTGCAGGATGGGGATGTGGGACACCAGCCCTACCTGGGTTAGCCATGCTCCTGTGAATAGCAGCCAAATCCTTCCTCTTCCACTTCTGCATCTCCTCCTCCATCTTGTCGATCTTGGCGGGGTTGAGGGCCCAGAGGCAGCCCTTGCGGGAGGTCCCGCTCAGTTTGTTCTCCACCTTCTCAAAGCACTTGTTCAGGGACAGGTTGTGGCGCACGGAATTCTTCCACCCATCCGGGGCAGTCTGCGAGGGGCAGGAAGGGGTTAATGGGAGCAGCCacggggtggggggtggggaaaAGGGGGCTGGGATGTGGCATTTCCCAGGTCGGGAATGCTCAGGTACCTTGAAGTAGGGGAAGTGCTCCTTCATGAAGCTGTAGATCTCGCTCACGGGCAGGCTCCCGGTCTTGCTGTTCTTCAGCGCCATCGCGATCAAACAGCTGCGGGCAGGGAAGCCAGGAATGGcttggaatcatggaatggcttgggtgggaagggatcttaaagctcatccagttccaccccctgccaccttccactagcccaggttgctccaagccacgtccaacctggccttggacacttccacagcttctctgggcagccagtgccagggcctcaccaccctcacaggggggaattccttcccaatatcccagctaaccctgccctctggcagtgggaactcactcctcttgtcctgtcactccataCCTTCTTCTGGTCTAGCAACCCTGGACCCACCTCTTCTGACACAAGCagctgggatcctgggatttCTGTTCCCAAGGGCTCAGGTTGAACTGAtttagaagggacccacaaagatcattgagtccagctcctggccctgcacagcaccatccccaagggTCACTCCACATTCCTAAAAGGACTGTCCAAACCCTTCTTCTTGGGCTCTGCCAGgcctggtgctgtgaccacttcccccCGATCCTCAGATTTTACTCCTCTGTGCTGTTACTCcccactgtgctgctctccaggaaTTACTTTGCTTGTTCACTCCTGCTACCCCTCAGAGGCAGCTTCCACAGAACTCCTGCGTGGATGAGGGGATTTTTGTTCCCTTCCAAAGGACTCAGACacccctgcagtgtcacagccaTCCCAGGACAGGCTGTAGGCAatgtgctccctgctccccactcACCTGTAGGAATAGATGGGCTTGGGATAATGCTTTgggtgcagctcctgggcagagTGGGGAGCCAGGCGTGGCTGGGA
It contains:
- the FOXN4 gene encoding forkhead box protein N4 isoform X3, with the protein product MIESDIPSIMSGIIRNSGQNHHPSQEYRLLASDPSQLSEDELPGDLQSLSWLTSVDVPRLQQMASGRMDFSLGAQNAMLQQTGPVGSTMHSTPGAMIHVQASLPQGILGLNSISTHGANMSPYAVGGQLSPGLQTQQQLFPPPPPHPPPPPPPPHPPPHSQQMFALAQNPQQVLCNPAAIYNTSYGTQPHYSQPRLAPHSAQELHPKHYPKPIYSYSCLIAMALKNSKTGSLPVSEIYSFMKEHFPYFKTAPDGWKNSVRHNLSLNKCFEKVENKLSGTSRKGCLWALNPAKIDKMEEEMQKWKRKDLAAIHRSMANPEELDKLITDRPESCRRPNKQAEPEGPPLGRISVSQLQPQPIMTLSLQSLPLHHQLQTQARLAPNSPAPAQTPPLHTLPDMSHSPLPHHPMGRAPDFPNVAVDMSTEVDALDPSIMDFALQENFLMLYPGAPRLFSPTPIHGLKLEGAGCWSGPTGHFLA